Proteins from a genomic interval of Polaribacter sejongensis:
- the ilvD gene encoding dihydroxy-acid dehydratase translates to MKLNKHSSRLTQDESQPASQAMLYAVGLTDEDMQKAQVGIASTGYDGNPCNMHLNNLAAEVKIESKIAGLVGLGFNTIGVSDGISMGTSGMNYSLASRDIIADSIETVMNAQSYDALVSVVGCDKNMPGAVIAMLRLNRPSIMMYGGTIASGNYKGKKLNIVSAFEALGQKMAGEIEEEEYREVIKRAIPGAGACGGMYTANTMASAIECMGFSLPYNSSIPAENPNKLSEAERTALAIKNLLELDLKPLDIISKKSLENAIALVNALGGSTNAVLHFLAIAHAADIKFTLADFQKVSDRTPLIADLKPSGKYLMEDVHSIGGTPAIMKYLLEKGYLHGDCMTVTGKTLAENLVDVVAMEFDEQDVIHPTDKALKSSGNLQILYGNLAQEGAVAKISGNEGLLFEGKAVVYDGEQAANTGIINGEVERGDVVVIRYVGPKGGPGMPEMLKPTSLIMGAGLGKSVALITDGRFSGGTHGFVVGHITPEAQEGGTIGILETGDKIRISAEDNSINVLLSDEELAARRANWIAPALKHKKGILYKYAKSVASASKGCVTDL, encoded by the coding sequence ATGAAACTAAATAAGCACAGTAGCAGATTAACACAAGACGAATCTCAACCGGCATCACAAGCAATGTTGTATGCGGTAGGTTTAACGGATGAAGACATGCAGAAAGCGCAAGTTGGTATTGCGAGCACTGGTTATGATGGTAACCCATGTAATATGCATTTAAATAACTTGGCTGCAGAAGTCAAGATTGAAAGCAAAATTGCAGGTTTAGTCGGTTTAGGATTCAATACAATAGGAGTTTCAGATGGTATTTCTATGGGAACCTCTGGTATGAATTATTCATTAGCATCTAGAGATATTATTGCAGATTCTATAGAAACTGTAATGAATGCTCAAAGTTATGATGCATTGGTTTCTGTAGTGGGTTGTGATAAAAACATGCCAGGAGCAGTAATTGCAATGTTGCGTTTAAACCGTCCATCGATTATGATGTATGGTGGTACAATTGCATCAGGAAACTACAAAGGAAAAAAATTAAATATTGTTTCTGCTTTCGAAGCTTTAGGTCAAAAAATGGCTGGAGAAATAGAAGAAGAAGAATATAGAGAGGTTATAAAAAGAGCAATTCCTGGAGCTGGAGCCTGTGGTGGTATGTATACTGCAAATACAATGGCTTCTGCAATAGAATGTATGGGATTCTCTTTACCATATAACTCATCAATCCCGGCAGAAAATCCTAATAAATTATCTGAAGCAGAAAGAACAGCTTTGGCTATTAAAAATTTATTGGAATTAGATTTAAAACCTTTAGATATTATTTCTAAAAAATCTTTAGAAAACGCAATCGCGTTGGTAAATGCTTTAGGTGGATCTACAAATGCTGTATTACACTTTTTAGCAATTGCGCATGCAGCAGATATTAAGTTTACATTAGCAGATTTTCAAAAAGTTAGTGACAGAACTCCGTTAATAGCAGATTTAAAACCATCTGGTAAATATTTAATGGAAGATGTTCATAGTATTGGAGGGACACCTGCAATAATGAAATACTTGTTAGAAAAAGGATACTTACATGGAGATTGTATGACGGTTACTGGTAAAACATTAGCGGAAAACTTGGTAGATGTAGTAGCAATGGAGTTTGATGAGCAAGATGTAATTCACCCAACAGATAAAGCATTAAAATCTTCTGGTAACTTACAAATTTTGTATGGTAACTTAGCTCAAGAAGGAGCTGTAGCAAAAATATCTGGAAATGAAGGGTTACTTTTTGAAGGAAAAGCAGTGGTTTATGATGGAGAACAAGCAGCAAATACCGGAATTATAAACGGAGAAGTAGAAAGAGGAGATGTAGTCGTCATTAGGTATGTTGGACCTAAAGGAGGACCAGGAATGCCAGAAATGTTAAAACCAACTTCTTTAATAATGGGAGCAGGTTTAGGAAAATCTGTAGCTTTAATTACAGACGGTCGTTTTTCTGGAGGAACTCATGGTTTTGTGGTTGGACATATTACACCAGAAGCACAAGAAGGAGGAACTATCGGAATTCTTGAAACTGGTGATAAAATTAGAATTAGTGCAGAAGATAATTCAATTAATGTATTGCTTTCTGATGAAGAGTTAGCGGCAAGAAGAGCAAATTGGATTGCACCAGCATTAAAGCACAAAAAAGGGATTTTATATAAATATGCAAAATCAGTAGCATCAGCATCTAAAGGATGTGTTACAGATTTGTAG
- the leuB gene encoding 3-isopropylmalate dehydrogenase produces the protein MKYTIAIIPGDGIGPEVTTQAKKALDAVAEVYDHIFLYKEAQMGACAIEKTGDPLPQETIDICKNADAVLCGAIGELKYDNDPTLKVRPEQGLLRLRQELELFCNVRPVKAYPKLLKNSPLKKEIISGTDILIYRELTSGIYFGKKEISEDGLSASDVCSYTVDEISRITHLAFKAAQDRKKKVTLIDKANVLATSRLWRKTVAKIGEEYPDVALDFMFIDNAAMQIVLNPTRFDVILTENLFGDVISDVACVIGGSIGILASSSVGGKNALFEPIHGSYPQAAGKDIANPLASILSAGLMLEHLGLHDEADAIQRAVEKSLDLGITTQDLKGKNQYSASTAKVGDFIADYIANQEDSNMNFKNIHMGQSTII, from the coding sequence ATGAAATATACAATTGCAATAATCCCGGGAGATGGTATTGGACCAGAAGTAACCACGCAAGCAAAGAAAGCTTTAGATGCGGTAGCAGAAGTTTACGACCATATATTTTTATATAAAGAAGCTCAAATGGGCGCTTGTGCAATTGAAAAAACGGGTGATCCATTACCGCAAGAAACCATAGACATATGTAAAAATGCAGATGCAGTTTTATGTGGAGCTATTGGAGAATTAAAATATGATAATGACCCAACCTTAAAAGTAAGACCAGAACAAGGTTTATTGCGTTTAAGACAAGAATTAGAGTTGTTTTGTAATGTTAGACCTGTAAAAGCATACCCTAAATTACTTAAAAACTCTCCTCTTAAAAAAGAGATTATTTCAGGTACAGATATCCTTATCTATAGGGAGTTAACTTCAGGTATTTATTTTGGTAAAAAAGAAATAAGTGAAGATGGTTTAAGTGCATCAGACGTTTGTTCTTATACGGTAGATGAAATTTCTAGAATTACACACTTAGCTTTTAAAGCGGCTCAAGACAGGAAGAAAAAAGTAACTTTAATTGATAAAGCAAATGTTTTAGCAACTTCTCGTTTATGGAGAAAAACAGTTGCAAAAATTGGAGAAGAATATCCAGATGTTGCTTTAGATTTTATGTTTATAGATAATGCTGCAATGCAAATTGTATTAAATCCAACACGTTTCGATGTTATTTTAACAGAAAACCTTTTTGGAGATGTTATCTCAGATGTAGCTTGTGTAATCGGTGGTTCAATCGGTATCTTGGCATCAAGCTCGGTAGGAGGAAAAAACGCGTTATTCGAGCCAATTCACGGTTCATATCCACAAGCAGCAGGTAAAGATATTGCCAATCCTTTAGCATCTATTTTATCAGCAGGACTAATGTTAGAGCATTTAGGTTTGCATGACGAGGCAGATGCAATACAAAGAGCTGTAGAAAAATCGTTAGATTTAGGTATTACAACACAAGATTTAAAAGGTAAAAATCAATATTCAGCTTCCACTGCAAAAGTGGGCGATTTTATTGCGGATTATATTGCAAATCAAGAAGACAGTAATATGAATTTTAAAAATATTCATATGGGACAAAGCACAATCATTTAA
- a CDS encoding 2-isopropylmalate synthase → MQDNKVQIFDTTLRDGEQVPGCKLDTKQKLVIAERLDLLGVNVIEAGFPVSSPGDFISVTEISKIIKNATVCGLTRAVENDIKVAAEALKYAKYPRIHTGIGTSDSHIQFKFNSTREKVIERAVKAVSYSKSFVEDVEFYAEDAGRTDNEYLARVCEAVIKAGATVLNIPDTTGYCLPEEYGAKIKYLRENVKGIENVILSCHCHNDLGMATANSIAGVINGARQIECTINGIGERAGNTALEEVVMVLKQHPYLNLETSINTKLLYDTSIMVRESMGMPVQPNKAIVGANAFAHSSGIHQDGVIKNRETYEIMDPEDVGVTESAIVLTARSGRAALAYRAKKIGYELTKVQLDVAYDAFLSTADKQKEVKDDDIHAIMVEVGKISKVATV, encoded by the coding sequence ATGCAAGATAACAAGGTTCAAATTTTTGATACAACATTGAGAGATGGGGAGCAGGTCCCTGGGTGTAAGTTAGATACAAAACAAAAATTGGTAATTGCTGAAAGATTAGATTTGTTGGGTGTAAATGTAATTGAAGCTGGTTTTCCGGTTTCTAGCCCAGGAGATTTTATTTCAGTAACTGAGATTTCAAAAATTATAAAAAATGCTACAGTTTGTGGTTTAACCAGAGCTGTAGAAAATGATATTAAAGTAGCTGCAGAAGCACTAAAATATGCAAAATACCCAAGAATTCATACGGGTATTGGTACAAGTGATTCTCATATTCAATTCAAATTTAATTCAACAAGAGAAAAAGTAATAGAACGTGCTGTAAAAGCTGTTTCTTATTCAAAGTCTTTTGTAGAGGATGTAGAGTTTTACGCAGAAGATGCAGGTAGAACAGATAATGAATATTTGGCAAGAGTATGTGAAGCTGTTATTAAAGCAGGTGCTACTGTGTTAAACATTCCAGATACAACGGGGTATTGTTTGCCAGAAGAATATGGAGCAAAAATTAAGTATTTACGTGAAAACGTAAAAGGAATAGAAAATGTAATTCTTTCATGCCACTGTCATAACGATTTAGGTATGGCAACTGCAAATTCTATTGCAGGTGTAATTAATGGTGCTCGTCAAATAGAGTGTACAATTAATGGTATCGGAGAAAGAGCAGGAAATACAGCTTTAGAAGAAGTGGTAATGGTGTTAAAACAACACCCATATTTAAACCTAGAAACAAGTATCAATACAAAACTATTGTATGATACAAGTATAATGGTTAGAGAAAGTATGGGAATGCCAGTACAACCTAACAAAGCAATTGTTGGTGCAAATGCATTTGCGCATAGTTCTGGTATACATCAAGACGGAGTTATAAAAAACAGAGAGACATACGAGATTATGGATCCTGAAGATGTTGGTGTTACAGAAAGTGCCATTGTATTAACTGCAAGAAGTGGTAGAGCAGCGTTAGCATACAGAGCTAAAAAGATTGGTTACGAGTTAACAAAAGTTCAACTAGATGTTGCTTACGATGCTTTTTTAAGTACTGCAGATAAGCAAAAAGAAGTAAAAGATGATGATATTCATGCTATTATGGTAGAGGTTGGTAAAATTTCTAAAGTAGCAACAGTATAA
- the thrA gene encoding bifunctional aspartate kinase/homoserine dehydrogenase I: MKVLKFGGSSVASSEKIQKVLAIVEAASKKEKIAVVVSAFGKTTDKLLAGANEALEDITTAKELLGTVKELHFEVIDDLIAKNKKEVHEEVTYLFDRLLSIYEGVFLLQELSDKTLAKVYSFGERLSSYIIANAAKELFDADHKESRELIITNNEYLNAQVNFKVTNNNITSFFEENKHQVVVLGGFISSNVFEETTTLGRGGSDFTAAIYAAALEANELQIWTDVSGMFTANPRVVKQAYPISEISYEEAMELSHFGAKVLYPPTIQPALRKGIAIRIKNTFEPESAGTLICKHPENGNEVKGISHIEDISLITLEGGGMVGIPGFSKRLFETLSVAKINVVFITQASSEHSICVGVFENDAAKAKELLDDTFSIEIDKKKIKPIIIESNLAIIAVVGESMKNYQGLSGQMFSALGRNNVNVRAIAQGSSEKNISAVINKYDAKKALNTLHEQFFEERTKQLNLFVTGVGNVGERFLAQIHQQKKFLKENLKLSINVIGIANSRKMAFDDNGIDLNNWKEALENGEPTTLDSFHKKVKESNHINSVFIDNTANQQVSEIYEKYLRDSISVVTCNKIACASSFDNYKTLKQVSRKYNASFLFETNVGAGLPIIDTLKNLINSGDRVNKIQAVLSGSLNFVFNNFNADSTFHDVVAAAQKEGYTEPDPKIDLSGVDVARKILILARESGYKMELEDIAKNAFLPEESLNTDNNDDFYASLTKNEAHFQNIFKEANDKDCRLKYVAEFVDGKANVGLQHIPSDHPFYNLEGSDNIVLFFTDRYPENPLIIKGAGAGADVTASGIFADVIRIANK, translated from the coding sequence ATGAAAGTATTAAAATTTGGCGGTTCATCTGTCGCAAGTTCAGAGAAAATACAAAAAGTCTTAGCTATTGTTGAGGCTGCATCTAAAAAAGAAAAAATAGCCGTAGTAGTTTCTGCATTCGGAAAAACTACCGATAAATTATTAGCTGGTGCTAATGAAGCTTTAGAAGACATTACCACAGCTAAAGAACTTCTAGGAACTGTTAAAGAACTTCATTTTGAAGTAATTGATGATTTAATTGCTAAAAACAAAAAAGAAGTTCACGAAGAAGTTACCTATTTATTTGATAGATTATTATCTATTTACGAAGGTGTTTTCTTACTACAAGAATTATCTGACAAAACATTAGCAAAAGTATATAGTTTTGGAGAAAGACTTTCTTCTTACATTATTGCAAATGCTGCAAAAGAATTGTTTGATGCAGACCATAAAGAAAGTAGAGAATTAATCATTACTAATAATGAGTATTTAAATGCGCAGGTAAACTTTAAAGTCACTAATAATAATATTACTTCATTTTTTGAAGAAAACAAACATCAAGTTGTTGTTTTAGGTGGTTTTATCTCTTCTAATGTTTTTGAAGAAACAACTACTTTAGGTAGAGGTGGTTCTGATTTTACTGCTGCCATTTACGCTGCAGCTTTAGAAGCGAATGAATTGCAAATCTGGACAGACGTTTCTGGTATGTTTACTGCAAACCCTAGAGTTGTAAAACAAGCATATCCTATTTCAGAAATTTCTTACGAAGAAGCAATGGAATTGTCACACTTTGGTGCAAAAGTTTTATATCCACCAACAATTCAACCTGCTTTAAGAAAAGGAATTGCTATTCGTATTAAAAACACGTTCGAACCAGAAAGTGCTGGAACATTGATTTGCAAACACCCAGAAAACGGTAATGAAGTAAAAGGTATTTCTCACATAGAAGATATTAGCTTAATTACTTTAGAAGGTGGTGGAATGGTTGGAATTCCAGGTTTTTCTAAACGCTTGTTTGAAACTCTTTCTGTTGCTAAAATAAATGTTGTTTTTATTACACAAGCTTCATCAGAACACTCTATTTGTGTAGGGGTTTTTGAAAACGATGCTGCAAAAGCGAAAGAACTTTTAGACGACACTTTTAGTATAGAAATAGACAAGAAAAAAATAAAACCAATTATTATTGAAAGTAATTTAGCAATTATTGCCGTGGTTGGTGAAAGCATGAAAAACTACCAAGGTTTAAGCGGACAAATGTTTAGCGCCTTAGGAAGAAACAATGTAAACGTGAGAGCAATCGCACAAGGTTCATCAGAAAAAAATATCTCTGCAGTTATTAACAAATATGATGCAAAGAAAGCTTTAAACACGTTACATGAGCAATTCTTTGAAGAAAGAACGAAACAGTTAAACTTATTTGTAACAGGTGTTGGTAATGTTGGTGAGCGCTTTTTAGCACAAATTCATCAACAAAAAAAGTTCTTAAAAGAAAACTTAAAGTTAAGTATTAATGTTATCGGAATTGCGAATTCTAGAAAAATGGCTTTCGATGATAATGGTATCGATCTAAATAATTGGAAAGAAGCTTTAGAAAACGGAGAACCTACAACTTTAGATAGTTTTCATAAAAAAGTTAAAGAAAGTAATCATATAAATAGTGTTTTTATAGATAACACTGCAAACCAGCAGGTTTCTGAAATCTATGAAAAATACTTACGTGATAGCATTTCTGTAGTAACTTGTAATAAAATTGCTTGTGCTTCTAGCTTTGATAATTATAAAACCTTAAAACAAGTTTCTAGAAAGTACAATGCTTCTTTCTTATTCGAAACTAATGTTGGTGCAGGTTTACCAATTATTGACACACTTAAAAATTTAATCAACTCTGGCGATAGAGTCAATAAAATTCAGGCTGTGTTATCTGGAAGTTTAAATTTTGTATTCAATAATTTTAATGCTGATTCTACTTTTCATGATGTTGTTGCGGCAGCTCAAAAAGAAGGATATACAGAACCAGATCCAAAAATTGATTTAAGTGGTGTAGATGTTGCTAGAAAAATCTTAATTTTAGCGAGAGAAAGTGGCTATAAAATGGAATTAGAAGACATTGCAAAAAATGCCTTTTTACCTGAAGAAAGCTTAAACACAGACAATAATGATGATTTTTATGCGTCATTAACAAAGAACGAAGCTCATTTTCAAAATATATTTAAAGAAGCAAACGATAAAGATTGTCGTTTAAAATATGTAGCTGAATTTGTAGATGGAAAAGCAAATGTTGGTTTACAACACATTCCGTCTGATCATCCTTTTTATAACTTAGAAGGAAGTGACAATATTGTATTGTTCTTTACAGACAGATATCCAGAAAACCCTTTAATTATAAAAGGAGCTGGTGCTGGTGCAGATGTTACCGCTTCTGGTATTTTTGCTGATGTAATTAGAATTGCTAACAAATAA
- a CDS encoding homoserine kinase — protein sequence MDYLKIFAPATVANVSCGFDSLGFAVDEIGDEMTFTKTTEKGVKITNITGADLTYDVDENAASAVVKKILNEANADFGIELTIHKGFSPGSGLGSSAASAAGAAFGANQLLGNIYSDLELTKFAMYGEEVACGTPIADNVSAAIYGGFVLVRSYHPLEIIKLPVPSELRVVAIHPQVEVKTKDARDVLPTEIALKDAVTQWANVGGLISGLYSDNYNLISNSLVDIIVEPHRKKLIPFFDDVKNAAIKAGALGAGISGSGPTIFALCKGDAIAKDVYKSIEESYKNTGIDFEMFISKVNHEGMKIINSN from the coding sequence ATGGATTATTTAAAAATATTTGCTCCTGCTACTGTTGCTAATGTTTCTTGCGGATTTGATTCCCTCGGTTTTGCTGTAGATGAAATTGGAGACGAAATGACATTTACTAAAACAACAGAGAAAGGTGTTAAAATAACCAATATTACAGGCGCAGACTTAACGTATGATGTAGATGAAAATGCTGCAAGTGCAGTTGTTAAAAAAATACTGAATGAAGCAAATGCCGATTTCGGAATTGAATTAACAATTCATAAAGGGTTTTCTCCAGGAAGCGGACTAGGAAGTTCTGCTGCGAGTGCTGCAGGTGCTGCTTTTGGCGCCAATCAATTATTAGGGAATATTTATTCTGATTTAGAATTGACTAAATTTGCTATGTATGGTGAAGAAGTTGCCTGTGGAACTCCAATAGCAGACAATGTTTCTGCAGCAATATATGGAGGTTTTGTATTAGTACGAAGCTATCATCCTTTAGAAATTATAAAATTACCGGTTCCGAGTGAATTGAGAGTTGTAGCAATTCATCCGCAGGTAGAAGTAAAAACAAAAGATGCTAGAGACGTTTTACCTACAGAAATTGCATTGAAAGATGCAGTTACGCAATGGGCAAATGTTGGTGGTTTAATTAGCGGTTTATATTCTGATAATTACAACTTAATCAGCAATTCATTAGTAGATATTATTGTTGAACCTCATCGTAAAAAATTAATTCCGTTTTTTGACGACGTTAAAAACGCAGCAATTAAAGCGGGTGCTTTAGGAGCGGGAATTAGTGGTTCTGGCCCTACAATTTTTGCACTTTGTAAAGGTGATGCAATTGCCAAAGATGTTTACAAAAGCATCGAAGAGAGTTATAAAAATACTGGTATTGACTTTGAAATGTTTATTTCTAAAGTGAATCATGAAGGAATGAAAATAATAAATAGTAATTAA
- the thrC gene encoding threonine synthase, with the protein MNYYSLHHKSPKSTFKNAVVEGLAKDRGIYFPDNIQQLSKDFIENISDYTNHEIAYEVIKQFVGDEIPADKLKEIVANTVSFDFPLVKVDDNIASLELFHGPTMAFKDVGAKFMAQCLEYFNKNSDDEVTVLVATSGDTGGAVANGFLGAKGVNVVILYPSGKVSDIQEKQLTTLGQNITALEVDGVFDDCQEMVKTAFLDEEITKTLTSANSINVARWLPQMFYFFFAYKELHKKHKDIIFSVPSGNFGNICAGIMAQKLGLPIKHFVASTNVNDTVPNYLVDGVYKPKPSKATISNAMDVGNPSNFIRIQELFNNDLEALKSAFSSYSFSDDETRATMKEIYANSGYVADPHGAVGYLGLKKHGLKENEFGVFLETAHPVKFLDVVEETLPVKVAIPEQIKKVINNKKVAFKASNYQDLKDFLLK; encoded by the coding sequence ATGAACTATTACAGTTTACACCATAAATCGCCAAAATCTACTTTTAAAAATGCAGTTGTAGAAGGCTTAGCTAAAGATAGAGGAATTTATTTTCCAGATAACATTCAGCAACTTTCTAAAGATTTTATCGAAAATATTTCCGATTACACAAATCACGAAATCGCTTACGAAGTAATAAAACAATTTGTTGGAGATGAAATTCCTGCGGACAAATTAAAAGAGATTGTAGCAAATACGGTTTCTTTCGATTTTCCTTTGGTAAAAGTTGATGATAATATTGCTTCTTTAGAATTGTTTCATGGTCCAACTATGGCTTTTAAAGACGTTGGTGCAAAATTCATGGCACAATGCTTAGAATACTTTAACAAAAATAGTGATGATGAAGTTACTGTTTTAGTTGCTACTTCCGGAGATACCGGTGGTGCAGTTGCAAATGGTTTTTTAGGAGCAAAAGGCGTAAATGTGGTTATTTTATATCCTTCTGGTAAAGTAAGTGATATTCAAGAAAAACAATTAACAACTTTAGGTCAAAATATTACCGCATTAGAAGTAGATGGTGTTTTTGATGATTGCCAGGAAATGGTAAAAACTGCTTTTTTAGATGAAGAAATCACCAAAACATTAACCTCAGCAAACTCTATAAACGTTGCGCGTTGGTTGCCACAAATGTTTTACTTTTTCTTTGCGTATAAAGAATTACACAAAAAACATAAAGACATCATATTTTCTGTTCCTAGCGGAAATTTTGGAAATATCTGCGCAGGAATCATGGCTCAAAAATTAGGATTGCCAATTAAACACTTTGTAGCTTCTACAAATGTGAATGATACGGTTCCTAATTATTTAGTTGATGGCGTTTACAAACCAAAACCATCTAAAGCCACCATTTCTAACGCTATGGACGTTGGTAACCCAAGTAACTTCATTAGAATACAAGAATTATTCAATAATGATTTAGAGGCTCTTAAAAGCGCTTTTTCTTCGTATAGTTTTTCTGATGATGAAACGCGTGCTACTATGAAAGAAATTTATGCAAATTCTGGTTACGTTGCAGATCCTCATGGAGCAGTTGGTTATTTAGGATTGAAAAAACACGGTTTAAAAGAAAATGAATTTGGTGTTTTCTTAGAAACTGCTCATCCTGTGAAATTTTTAGACGTTGTGGAAGAAACGCTACCTGTTAAAGTTGCAATTCCGGAACAAATTAAGAAAGTGATAAATAATAAAAAAGTAGCTTTTAAAGCCTCTAACTACCAAGACTTAAAAGATTTTCTTTTAAAGTAA
- a CDS encoding VOC family protein, whose translation MKVQSYLAFNGNCQEALSFYGELFNAKIENKTTYEDKKIDVPSSYRKKLQHAELRGKGVGFMAYDAAPDTPINSGNQVHMSVDFNDKHEAESVFNDLSKNGITHTGFGEKEWGFYGRCTDEFGINWMVNAKK comes from the coding sequence ATGAAAGTACAATCATATTTAGCATTTAATGGAAATTGTCAGGAAGCATTAAGTTTTTATGGAGAATTATTTAACGCAAAAATAGAAAACAAAACAACTTACGAGGATAAAAAAATAGACGTTCCTTCTTCGTATAGAAAAAAGTTACAGCACGCAGAGTTAAGGGGTAAGGGTGTAGGTTTTATGGCTTATGATGCTGCGCCAGATACACCAATAAATTCAGGAAATCAGGTTCATATGAGTGTTGATTTTAACGACAAACATGAAGCGGAGTCTGTTTTTAATGATTTATCTAAAAATGGAATTACGCATACCGGATTCGGAGAAAAGGAATGGGGTTTTTATGGAAGGTGTACAGATGAATTTGGTATAAATTGGATGGTAAATGCCAAGAAATAA
- a CDS encoding carbohydrate-binding family 9-like protein, protein MNSYNVKSIKDTEINISADGNNPIWEEANSLTNFTSPWDNKPVKKIEFRALHNSEKIFFQFKVEDSQTHIHPSKDKNESINDSDRIELFFRSDSSLYPYYCLEIDTTGRIMDFKARPNREFDFNWNWPTQEIAVKSLVNKNNFIVEIEISLQSLKNLNLLKNDIIETGIYRAKYNQQEDSTFKPTWITWINPNTEIPDFHTPTSFGVLILDQ, encoded by the coding sequence ATGAATAGCTACAACGTAAAATCGATAAAAGATACAGAAATAAATATTTCAGCAGATGGCAATAATCCAATCTGGGAAGAAGCAAATTCTTTAACCAATTTTACATCTCCTTGGGATAATAAACCTGTAAAGAAAATAGAATTTAGAGCCCTCCATAATTCAGAAAAAATATTTTTCCAATTTAAAGTAGAAGATTCTCAGACTCACATCCATCCTTCTAAAGATAAAAATGAAAGTATAAATGATTCAGATCGAATAGAATTATTTTTTAGAAGCGACTCTTCTTTATATCCATATTATTGTTTAGAAATAGACACTACAGGTAGAATTATGGATTTTAAAGCTCGCCCAAATAGAGAATTCGATTTTAATTGGAATTGGCCCACACAAGAAATAGCTGTTAAATCATTAGTAAACAAAAATAACTTTATTGTAGAAATTGAAATTTCACTTCAATCTTTAAAAAATCTAAACTTGCTAAAAAATGATATTATAGAAACAGGGATTTACAGAGCAAAATACAACCAACAAGAAGACAGTACATTTAAACCTACTTGGATTACTTGGATAAATCCAAACACAGAAATTCCTGATTTTCATACACCAACCTCATTCGGCGTATTAATACTTGATCAATAA